In one Fundulus heteroclitus isolate FHET01 chromosome 3, MU-UCD_Fhet_4.1, whole genome shotgun sequence genomic region, the following are encoded:
- the LOC118559866 gene encoding nuclear receptor coactivator 7-like, with amino-acid sequence MWRAAECRIRQKIGGMRKRHEHITVLYFARTYMEPHVEIVTVKDSKRSVSLCNSVESEPESEYQETEDVLPVLKHESQLLDDYHLQKLAAHMPPKAQCYPWQLVYSTAIHGTSLRTLYRNMAGLDSPVLLVIKDMHKKVFGAFCSDPLRVSKYFYGTGETFLFSFSPDFQVGVDFIFRDVFISESVLINVVLNIQVHTFNSQT; translated from the exons ATGTGGAGAGCAGCAGAGTGCAGAATAAGACAGAAAATAGGAGGTATGAGGAAAAGACATGAACACATCACAGTGCTTTATTTTGCCAGAACCTATATGGAGCCACATGTTGAG ATCGTCACAGTGAAGGACTCAAAGCGTAGCGTGAGTCTGTGCAACTCAGTGGAGTCTGAGCCAGAGAGTGAGTACCAGGAGACGGAGGATGTACTCCCTGTCCTGAAACATGAGAGCCAGCTGCTAGATGATTATCACCTCCAGAAG CTTGCTGCTCACATGCCTCCAAAGGCCCAGTGTTATCCGTGGCAGCTGGTGTACAGCACCGCCATCCATGGAACAAGCCTGAGGACTCTCTACAGAAACATGGCTGGTCTGGACAGCCCTGTGCTGCTGGTCATCAAAGACATGCACAAAAAG GTTTTTGGGGCTTTTTGTTCGGATCCATTAAGAGTCAGCAAATATTTCTACGGCACTGGCGAGACCTTCTTGTTCAGTTTCAGCCCCGACTTCCAGGTAGGGGTGGATTTCATTTTTAGAGATGTCTTTATCTCTGAAAGTGTTCTAATAAATGTAGTATTAAACATTCAAGTTCACACTTTCAATAGTCAAACTTGA